The following are encoded together in the bacterium genome:
- a CDS encoding ABC transporter permease — protein sequence MDALRSLIVKEFRQIFRDPMMVRLIVFMPIIQLFVLGYAVSFDLKGVRLSVLDEDGSASSRRLAAAVLQTETFRPGPVAAHPREIEHLLVTGRTDIALHLPAGFQRDQERGRAVLGLTVDGRNSAQAGQALAQIQAILQLEARRASREATGRAPAGGIRLATLFLYNPELVSRFQMVPAIVVVLVTVISAMLTSMTVVREKELGTLEQLLVSPLTPLQLVLGKTLPLALLSFGELALATTVAVLWYQLPLAGSVPLLGGAFLLYLLVTLGGGLLASTVSGTQQQAMFTVWFFLVFAILLSGFFFPVANMPEALIWLTWLNPMRFIIEIVRGIFLKGSGAADLWPQLAMLALHGTAFFSLAIWRFRKRLA from the coding sequence ATGGACGCGCTGCGCAGCCTCATCGTGAAGGAGTTCCGTCAGATCTTCCGCGATCCCATGATGGTGCGGCTCATTGTCTTCATGCCCATCATCCAGCTCTTCGTGCTGGGCTACGCTGTCAGCTTCGACCTCAAGGGCGTGCGGCTGAGCGTGCTGGACGAGGACGGCAGCGCCTCGTCGCGCCGCCTCGCCGCCGCTGTCCTGCAGACCGAGACCTTCCGTCCCGGGCCGGTGGCGGCCCATCCCCGGGAGATCGAGCACCTGCTGGTGACGGGCCGGACCGACATCGCCCTTCATTTGCCCGCCGGCTTCCAGCGCGACCAGGAGCGCGGCCGGGCCGTCTTGGGACTCACTGTGGACGGACGCAACTCGGCGCAGGCCGGGCAGGCCCTGGCCCAGATCCAGGCCATCCTGCAGCTGGAAGCCCGGCGGGCGTCCCGGGAAGCGACGGGCCGCGCGCCGGCCGGCGGCATCCGCCTGGCCACGCTCTTCCTCTACAATCCGGAGCTGGTCAGCCGCTTCCAGATGGTGCCGGCCATCGTCGTCGTGCTGGTCACCGTCATCTCCGCCATGCTGACCAGCATGACCGTGGTGCGCGAGAAGGAGCTGGGCACCCTCGAGCAGCTGCTGGTCAGTCCCCTCACGCCACTGCAGCTTGTCCTCGGCAAAACCCTGCCCCTCGCCCTGCTCAGTTTCGGCGAACTGGCCCTGGCCACCACCGTGGCCGTCCTCTGGTACCAGCTGCCCCTGGCCGGCTCCGTCCCGCTGCTGGGCGGCGCCTTCCTGCTCTACCTGCTCGTCACGCTGGGGGGCGGCCTGCTTGCCTCAACCGTCTCCGGGACGCAGCAGCAGGCCATGTTCACCGTCTGGTTCTTCCTCGTCTTCGCCATCCTCCTCAGCGGCTTCTTCTTCCCGGTGGCCAACATGCCGGAGGCCCTCATCTGGCTCACCTGGCTCAATCCCATGCGCTTCATCATCGAGATCGTGCGCGGCATCTTCCTGAAGGGGAGCGGCGCCGCCGACCTCTGGCCGCAGCTGGCCATGCTGGCCCTGCACGGCACCGCCTTCTTCAGCCTGGCCATCTGGCGCTTCCG